The following proteins are encoded in a genomic region of Dioscorea cayenensis subsp. rotundata cultivar TDr96_F1 chromosome 8, TDr96_F1_v2_PseudoChromosome.rev07_lg8_w22 25.fasta, whole genome shotgun sequence:
- the LOC120267943 gene encoding ensconsin-like: protein MEYERIHKVQIGVISPSKLRMKLLGAQNSRKKEDESRTSRTTSPSKLEEMEIAKDCLLAGDLDENEDSSKNSKVSSVMPVNQGNQSNSCSKDVAKQIQSRSSDDDGNEYDSGHDNGSTCSFEFHKGERTLQNQVATPFFRHLPSKWNDAEKWLVNRQALHANVPKKSYLHNQGNRHIVPNWGRVAPESMILDHKQFATQSMHLRITESGGLASQHTAEKFSFATMCSPSNSGSAKETSGVTDVSQHSDDSYNTPRLQKEMNQQSAESRALHSAQTVCTMRDIGTEMTPIPSQDPSRTGTPLGSTTPHSPISSLPSTPKRGAPAPSPVHTGTDDEPDSQKKLSEKEIQLKTRREIVALGMKLGKMNIASWASKDDAEVENTNQSPLKTFDADQQVKKEYEARAAAWEEAEMSKNMARFKHEEVKIQVWEKEQKAKIEAEMRKIEAQAEQMKANAQERMVEKLALTRRRVVEKQAKAEAKRNQLAVRAAQQVEQIRNTGRMPKSHHHRCCSWIL from the exons ATGGAGTACGAGAGGATTCACAAAGTCCAG ATAGGGGTGATATCACCCAGTAAACTAAGAATGAAACTATTGGGTGCTCAAAATAGTAGAAAGAAGGAAGATGAAAGTAGAACATCTAGAACAACTTCACCTTCAAAGCTTGAGGAGATGGAGATTGCAAAGGATTGCTTGTTAGCTGGTGATTTGGATGAGAATGAAG ATAGCTCTAAGAATTCCAAAGTGTCTTCTGTGATGCCTGTGAATCAAGGGAATCAATCAAATTCATGTTCCAAGGATGTTGCTAAACAAATTCAGTCTCGATCTTCGGATGATGATGGGAATGAGTATGACAGTGGGCATGACAATGGAAGCACATGTAGTTTTGAGTTTCATAAAGGAGAGAGGACATTGCAAAATCAGGTTGCCACTCCATTCTTCAGGCATCTTCCTTCCAAGTGGAACGACGCAGAGAAATGGCTTGTTAATAGGCAAGCATTGCATGCTAATGTGCCAAAGAAATCTTATTTGCATAATCAAGGGAATCGGCACATTGTTCCAAACTGGGGAAGGGTTGCACCAGAGTCTATGATTTTAGACCATAAGCAATTTGCCACCCAGAGTATGCATTTGAGAATAACTGAATCAGGTGGCCTTGCTTCACAACATACGGCAGAAAAGTTCTCATTTGCTACAATGTGTTCACCGTCAAATTCTGGGTCTGCAAAAGAAACTAGTGGAGTAACTGATGTATCTCAGCATAGTGATGACTCTTACAACACACCTAGACTTCAAAAGGAAATGAACCAACAAAGTGCCGAATCAAGAG CTCTTCACAGTGCACAGACGGTGTGCACAATGAGGGACATAGGCACAGAAATGACCCCAATTCCAAGTCAGGATCCGTCAAGGACTGGAACTCCCCTAGGATCAACCACTCCTCACAGCCCCATTTCCTCATTGCCATCCACTCCCAAAAGAGGAGCACCGGCACCATCTCCTGTTCATACAGGTACAGATGATGAACCTGATTCCCAGAAAAAATTATCCGAGAAAGAAATACAGCTAAAAACAAGACGAGAAATTGTTGCGCTTGGCATGAAGCTAGGGAAGATGAATATTGCTTCTTGGGCCAGCAAAGATGATGCTGAAGTTGAAAACACTAATCAATCCCCACTCAAGACTTTTGATGCCGATCAACAAGTCAAGAAAGAATACGAAGCGCGTGCTGCAGCTTGGGAAGAAGCGGAGATGTCTAAGAATATGGCCAG ATTCAAACATGAAGAAGTAAAGATTCAAGTATGGGAGAAAGAGCAGAAAGCAAAAATAGAAGCAGAAATGAGGAAAATCGAG GCTCAAGCAGAACAAATGAAGGCCAATGCACAAGAGCGGATGGTCGAAAAACTAGCATTGACACGACGAAGAGTTGTAGAGAAACAAGCAAAAGCCGAAGCAAAGAGAAACCAATTGGCTGTGAGAGCAGCACAGCAGGTGGAGCAAATACGCAACACCGGTCGCATGCCTAAATCACATCACCATAGATGCTGTAGTTGGATTCTTTGA